A window of the Streptomyces luomodiensis genome harbors these coding sequences:
- a CDS encoding PP2C family protein-serine/threonine phosphatase, which produces MPERAQAVLRLLRRYPSVAPADLPEVLRREYESLQISHLTIYLADLQQKVLVSVPDARVEAPRTVPIDGTLAGWAYRSVSPRITEEATGSGMVLWLPLVDGVERLGVVAIQAPAFDAITMEACRALVALIALIVVDKTAHSDAYTKRQRQESMALPSEMVWAFLAPRTIGTDRFTSSAVVEPAYDLGGDAFDHSTSDHTLHLGIFDSMGHDLAAGLTTSVALAACRTARRRDADIVENAVTIDRAVREVFPDRYVTAVLANMHTSTGGLEWVNCGHPPPMLLRGQEVLHDALTRDAEPPLGLDGIDTDMTRQVHRFQMEPGDRVLLYSDGVTEARSPSGERFGEGRFTDLIIRAIAAGDPAPEALRRLIHTVLDHHGGRLDDDATILLSEWHPLPRVRSIPQT; this is translated from the coding sequence ATGCCCGAGCGGGCTCAGGCAGTGCTTCGCCTGTTGCGGAGGTATCCGTCCGTCGCACCCGCCGACCTGCCCGAGGTGCTGCGGCGCGAGTACGAGTCGTTGCAGATCAGCCATCTGACCATCTACCTCGCCGACCTCCAGCAGAAGGTGCTGGTGTCGGTGCCGGATGCCCGGGTCGAGGCGCCGCGTACGGTGCCGATCGACGGGACGCTGGCCGGGTGGGCGTACCGATCGGTCTCGCCCCGTATCACCGAGGAGGCCACGGGGAGCGGGATGGTCCTGTGGCTGCCGCTGGTCGATGGGGTGGAGCGGTTGGGCGTCGTCGCCATCCAGGCCCCGGCCTTCGATGCCATCACCATGGAGGCCTGCCGTGCGCTGGTGGCCTTGATCGCGCTGATAGTGGTCGACAAGACCGCCCACAGCGACGCCTACACCAAGCGGCAGCGCCAGGAGTCCATGGCACTGCCCTCCGAGATGGTCTGGGCGTTTCTCGCACCGCGGACCATCGGGACCGATCGGTTCACCTCCAGCGCCGTGGTGGAGCCCGCCTACGATCTGGGCGGTGACGCCTTCGACCACTCCACCTCCGACCACACGCTGCACCTGGGCATCTTCGATTCCATGGGCCACGACCTGGCCGCCGGGCTCACCACGTCGGTGGCCCTCGCGGCCTGCCGCACCGCCCGCCGCCGGGACGCGGACATCGTCGAGAACGCGGTCACCATCGACCGAGCGGTCCGTGAGGTCTTCCCCGACCGCTACGTCACCGCCGTGCTGGCGAACATGCACACCAGCACCGGCGGTCTGGAGTGGGTCAACTGCGGCCATCCGCCACCGATGCTCCTGCGCGGTCAGGAGGTGCTCCACGACGCGCTGACGCGGGATGCCGAGCCTCCGCTGGGCCTCGACGGCATCGACACGGACATGACCCGCCAGGTGCACCGCTTTCAGATGGAGCCCGGTGACCGGGTGCTGCTGTACTCCGACGGGGTCACCGAGGCCCGTTCGCCGAGTGGGGAGCGCTTCGGCGAGGGACGTTTCACGGATCTCATCATCCGTGCCATAGCCGCCGGCGATCCCGCTCCCGAGGCGCTGCGCCGTCTGATCCACACGGTCCTCGATCACCATGGCGGCCGGCTCGACGACGACGCGACGATTCTCCTCTCGGAGTGGCATCCGCTCCCTCGGGTGCGATCCATCCCCCAGACGTGA
- a CDS encoding DUF6234 family protein, producing MAERTPGGCGGCLLVGAELAALVLIFLGWCASHFSWDPQHVGDPIGAYLMMAAAVAVIAAGAAVAAAVRGASGIAWGQGAVVGLTLVVMLGANVVGKRTEEEDRRQACHAGLEASWCVDTP from the coding sequence GTGGCTGAGCGAACCCCTGGCGGGTGTGGCGGGTGTCTTCTGGTCGGCGCCGAGCTGGCCGCCCTTGTGCTGATCTTCCTTGGGTGGTGCGCTTCCCACTTTTCCTGGGATCCGCAGCACGTCGGGGACCCGATCGGTGCCTATCTCATGATGGCGGCTGCGGTGGCCGTGATCGCGGCCGGTGCGGCGGTGGCGGCCGCCGTGCGCGGTGCGTCGGGGATCGCCTGGGGCCAGGGCGCGGTCGTGGGCCTCACGCTCGTGGTCATGCTGGGGGCGAACGTGGTGGGTAAGAGGACCGAGGAAGAGGACCGGCGCCAGGCGTGTCACGCGGGCTTGGAGGCGTCCTGGTGCGTGGACACACCGTGA
- a CDS encoding DUF4396 domain-containing protein, with amino-acid sequence MGHIARTHRREHHDHHAPATSWRMAARATLHCLTGCAIGEVLGMVIGTAAGLHNAATVPLAIALAFVFGYALTMRGVLRAGLPVRQALKVALAADTVSIAVMELIDNVVMVGVPGAMDAGLSQALFWLSLAFSLVLAFVLTTPVNRWMIGRGKGHAVVHAYH; translated from the coding sequence ATGGGCCACATCGCACGCACGCACCGGCGCGAGCATCACGACCATCACGCACCAGCCACTTCCTGGCGTATGGCCGCGCGGGCCACGCTCCACTGTCTGACCGGATGTGCCATCGGTGAAGTCCTCGGCATGGTCATCGGCACCGCCGCCGGCCTGCACAACGCGGCCACCGTGCCTCTCGCGATCGCGCTGGCCTTCGTCTTCGGCTACGCGTTGACGATGCGCGGTGTGCTGCGCGCGGGCCTGCCCGTCCGGCAGGCGCTCAAGGTCGCGCTGGCCGCGGACACCGTGTCCATCGCGGTGATGGAACTGATCGACAATGTGGTCATGGTGGGTGTGCCCGGGGCCATGGACGCCGGCCTGTCCCAGGCCCTCTTCTGGCTCTCGCTTGCCTTCTCTCTCGTTCTCGCCTTCGTTCTGACCACTCCGGTCAACCGGTGGATGATCGGCAGAGGCAAGGGGCACGCCGTCGTGCACGCCTATCACTAG
- a CDS encoding DUF305 domain-containing protein, with product MASRRSLIRRTAALAAATTAAVVLAACGSDSDASSSGHSGHDTGAKLSAGASATASATQGSHNAQDVTFAQEMISHHRQAVTMAGLAPSRAKSQEVKNLASKIKKAQSPEIETMSGWLTAWGEKVPDAGMPGMDHHSGASMPGMMSEADMSKLRKLSGDAFDTAFLQMMISHHRGAIEMAKTEQAKGASGPAKTLAKSIITSQSAEITEMNKMLGKLDT from the coding sequence ATGGCATCTCGCCGTTCTCTCATCCGTCGGACTGCCGCGCTGGCCGCGGCCACGACCGCCGCGGTGGTGCTGGCCGCTTGCGGCAGTGACAGTGACGCTTCCTCGTCGGGGCACTCCGGCCACGACACGGGCGCAAAGCTGTCCGCCGGCGCCTCGGCCACCGCTTCCGCCACGCAGGGCAGCCACAACGCGCAGGACGTGACCTTCGCGCAGGAAATGATCTCGCACCACCGGCAGGCCGTGACGATGGCCGGGTTGGCTCCGTCACGGGCGAAGTCCCAGGAGGTGAAGAACCTCGCCTCGAAGATCAAGAAGGCGCAGAGCCCGGAGATCGAGACCATGTCGGGCTGGTTGACGGCCTGGGGCGAGAAGGTTCCGGACGCCGGTATGCCAGGCATGGACCACCACTCCGGCGCGTCGATGCCCGGCATGATGTCGGAGGCGGACATGAGCAAGCTGAGGAAGCTCTCCGGTGACGCCTTCGACACGGCGTTTCTCCAGATGATGATCAGCCACCATCGGGGCGCCATCGAGATGGCGAAGACCGAACAGGCCAAGGGTGCCAGCGGTCCCGCCAAGACGCTGGCGAAGTCGATCATCACCTCGCAGTCGGCCGAGATCACCGAGATGAACAAGATGCTCGGCAAGCTCGACACGTAG
- a CDS encoding DUF6153 family protein has translation MTSGLRTRTRTRSAVSRARWMLLVMAVVAGVLAMHGLSPSGMPSAGQHVMTAPLGEAGQHAVSADAGDSACPHVSGADDGGMAMDHVGGTCAAKGTAASYVPPTLLPALAVPAEPSVTALGNHVARTVDGRAPPSLSELQLLRI, from the coding sequence GTGACATCCGGCCTCCGTACCCGCACCCGCACCCGCTCCGCGGTGAGCCGTGCTCGCTGGATGCTGCTGGTGATGGCGGTGGTGGCCGGGGTGCTGGCCATGCATGGGCTCTCACCGTCCGGGATGCCGTCAGCGGGGCAGCACGTCATGACGGCGCCGCTGGGTGAGGCCGGGCAGCACGCCGTGTCCGCTGATGCGGGCGACAGTGCCTGTCCGCATGTGTCGGGTGCGGATGATGGCGGAATGGCCATGGACCACGTCGGCGGAACCTGTGCGGCCAAGGGCACGGCCGCGTCCTACGTGCCTCCGACCCTGCTGCCGGCACTGGCTGTGCCCGCCGAACCCTCCGTGACGGCCCTCGGCAACCATGTCGCGCGGACGGTCGACGGCCGGGCTCCGCCTAGCCTCTCTGAGCTCCAGCTTCTGCGGATATAG
- a CDS encoding ABC transporter ATP-binding protein: protein MATVTYDKATRVYPGTEKPAVDQLDIAIEDGEFLVLVGPSGCGKSTSLRMLAGLEDVNGGAIRIGDRDVTHLPPKDRDIAMVFQNYALYPHMTVAQNMGFALKIAGVNKTEIRQKVEDAAKILDLTEYLERKPKALSGGQRQRVAMGRAIVREPQVFLMDEPLSNLDAKLRVQTRTQIASLQRRLGITTVYVTHDQVEAMTMGDRVAVLKDGLLQQVDSPRNMYDRPANLFVAGFIGSPAMNLVEVPITDGGVKFGNSVVPVSREALSAAADKGDRTVTVGVRPEHFDVVEQNGEATKALSKASDDAPAGLAVTVNVVEELGADGYVYGTAEVGGEVKDLVVRVNGRQVPEKGAQLHVVPRPGETHVFSTSTGERLSD from the coding sequence ATGGCCACTGTCACGTACGACAAGGCGACCCGGGTGTACCCGGGCACCGAGAAGCCCGCTGTCGACCAGCTCGACATCGCCATCGAGGACGGCGAGTTCCTCGTGCTCGTCGGCCCCTCCGGCTGCGGGAAGTCGACCTCCCTGCGGATGCTCGCGGGGCTGGAGGACGTCAATGGCGGGGCCATCCGGATCGGCGACCGGGACGTCACCCATCTGCCGCCGAAGGACCGGGACATCGCCATGGTGTTCCAGAACTACGCGCTGTACCCGCACATGACCGTCGCCCAGAACATGGGCTTCGCGCTCAAGATCGCCGGCGTGAACAAGACCGAGATCCGGCAGAAGGTCGAGGACGCGGCGAAGATCCTGGACCTCACCGAGTACCTGGAGCGCAAGCCGAAGGCGCTCTCCGGTGGTCAGCGGCAGCGTGTGGCGATGGGGCGCGCGATCGTCCGGGAGCCGCAGGTGTTCCTCATGGACGAGCCGCTGTCCAACCTGGACGCCAAGCTGCGTGTGCAGACCCGTACGCAGATCGCCAGCCTCCAGCGCCGGCTCGGCATCACCACGGTGTACGTCACCCACGACCAGGTCGAGGCCATGACCATGGGCGACCGGGTGGCGGTGCTCAAGGACGGGCTGCTCCAGCAGGTCGACTCGCCGCGCAACATGTACGACCGCCCCGCCAACCTCTTCGTCGCGGGCTTCATCGGCTCGCCGGCGATGAACCTCGTCGAGGTGCCGATCACCGACGGCGGTGTGAAGTTCGGCAACAGCGTCGTCCCGGTCTCGCGTGAGGCGCTGAGCGCCGCGGCCGACAAGGGCGACCGCACGGTCACCGTGGGCGTCCGGCCCGAGCACTTCGACGTGGTCGAGCAGAACGGCGAGGCCACCAAGGCCCTCTCCAAGGCGTCCGACGACGCCCCGGCCGGTCTCGCCGTCACCGTCAACGTCGTCGAGGAGCTCGGCGCCGACGGCTATGTCTACGGCACCGCCGAGGTCGGCGGCGAGGTCAAGGACCTGGTCGTCCGCGTGAACGGGCGCCAGGTGCCGGAGAAGGGCGCGCAGTTGCACGTCGTGCCGCGGCCGGGTGAGACGCACGTCTTCTCGACCTCCACCGGGGAGCGGCTCAGCGACTGA